One part of the Engraulis encrasicolus isolate BLACKSEA-1 chromosome 17, IST_EnEncr_1.0, whole genome shotgun sequence genome encodes these proteins:
- the LOC134466776 gene encoding myc-associated zinc finger protein-like isoform X2 — protein sequence MDNTWSNFLFQATPSQAQTDSGVQSELGSADGSVQAELLPELAGDTHSPAHEEAPPSTIDAAALKEDTQTHAAPPAPPVKGVHTCATCGRQFKSGYNLRRHQSVHTGVKMKGAKGGAKTTVPLSLLHLTNPLLDTTPAVTTSANQALAALPVTTGNQSIAALPVTSGNQAFAALPVTTGNQSIATIAGQPISTAVMVGGTTVQVLATPLTLVPSGMSVCADASVCTNASVCAGAGTAVPVSVCAGVPTSVSVCGDASAAACVSVCAGAAVPASAPASGSASTVRKNHVCEACGKAFRDVYHLNRHRLSHSDEKPFTCPICQQRFKRKDRMSHHVRSHQGGVEKPYVCPHCSKAFSRPDHLNSHVRQVHSTERPFKCPTCTSAFATKDRLRAHLIRHEDKVPCHVCGKLLSPAYITDHMRVHNQSQHHLCHLCSRSFTSLTYLRVHAQKQHGGAWRECVGGRGVGGVLLCHLCGVHCKTPTQLQGHMSTHQPITAQIQDHVTAGEPITAQIQGHVTATGEPITIQLQSHVATHDPAHPTKDTPITVQLQGQVIAHDPSQPTAQLQAHMTTQEPAHSTKDAPMAGQEAASSTVDGSDPVQDAQDPASSTQASAQIQGHVTGHEPITAQILGHMATQAVAHSTQATPSTATITVTDGNHTVSLLLTDCTPITPQS from the exons GCCACGCCCTCCCAGGCCCAAACAGACAGCGGCGTCCAATCAGAACTGGGCTCTGCAGATGGCAGCGTCCAAGCAGAGCTGCTTCCTGAGCTGGCGGGCGACACCCACTCTCCGGCCCACGAAGAAGCCCCGCCCTCCACCATTGATGCAGCAGCGCTGAAGgaggacacgcagacacacgcggcaccaccagcaccacctg tGAAAGGCGTCCACACGTGTGCTACGTGCGGTCGCCAGTTCAAGAGTGGCTATAACCTGCGTCGTCACCAGTCGGTGCACACGGGGGTGAAGATGAAGGGGGCTAAGGGGGGCGCCAAGACCACAGTCCCCCTCTCCCTGCTGCACCTCACCAACCCCCTCCTGGACACCACCCCCGCCGTCACCACCAGCGCCAACCAGGCCCTTGCTGCGCTCCCCGTAACCACCGGCAACCAGAGCATCGCAGCGCTCCCCGTAACCAGCGGCAACCAGGCCTTTGCTGCGCTCCCCGTAACCACCGGCAACCAGAGCATCGCCACCATCGCCGGGCAACCAATCAGCACCGCCGTGATGGTGGGCGGGACGacagtgcag gtgTTGGCAACCCCCCTCACCCTGGTTCCCAGTGGCATGAGCGTCTGTGCCGACGCGAGTGTGTGTACGAACGCGAGCGTGTGTGCGGGAGCAGGGACGGCCGTGCCAGTGAGCGTGTGTGCGGGAGTGCCCACGAGCGTCAGTGTGTGCGGCGATGCGTCTGcggctgcgtgtgtgagtgtgtgtgcgggcgcggcTGTGCCTGCGTCGGCGCCCGCGTCTGGATCTGCGTCTACGGTGCGTAAGAACCACGTGTGCGAGGCGTGCGGGAAAGCCTTCCGAGACGTCTACCACCTCAACCGACATCGACTCTCACACTCCGACGAGAAGCCCTTCACCTGTCCCATATgccaacag CGCTTCAAGCGTAAGGACCGCATGAGCCACCACGTCAGGTCCCACCAGGGCGGAGTGGAGAAGCCCTACGTCTGCCCTCACTGCTCCAAGGCCTTctccag GCCCGACCATCTCAACAGTCATGTGAGACAGGTGCACTCTACTGAGAGACCCTTCAAATgccct ACGTGTACGTCAGCGTTTGCCACTAAGGACCGCCTCCGTGCGCACCTGATTCGTCACGAGGACAAGGTTCCGTGCCACGTGTGCGGCAAGCTGCTGTCGCCCGCCTACATCACCGATCACATGAGGGTCCACAACCAATCACAGCACCACCTCTGCCACCTCTGCAGCCGCA gTTTCACCAGCTTGACCTACCTGCGTGTCCATGCCCAGAAGCAGCACGGGGGCGCGTGGCGCGAATGTGTGGGGGGCCGCGGGGTGGGAGGGGTGCTGCTCTGCCACCTCTGCGGCGTCCACTGCAAAACCCCCACGCAGCTCCAGGGACACATGAGCACGCACCAGCCAATCACGGCCCAGATACAGGATCACGTGACCGCCGGCGAGCCTATCACGGCCCAGATCCAGGGTCACGTGACCGCCACAGGCGAGCCCATCACcatccagctgcagagtcacGTGGCCACTCACGACCCGGCCCACCCGACCAAGGATACACCAATCACCGTCCAGCTACAGGGTCAGGTGATCGCTCACGACCCCTCCCAGCCCACAGCCCAGCTACAGGCTCACATGACCACGCAAGAGCCCGCCCACTCGACGAAGGACGCACCAATGGCGGGCCAGGAGGCGGCAAGCTCCACAGTGGATGGGTCAGACCCCGTGCAGGATGCACAAGATCCCGCCTCCTCAACACAAGCCTCCGCCCAGATCCAGGGTCACGTGACCGGGCACGAGCCAATCACGGCCCAGATCTTGGGTCACATGGCCACGCAGGCCGTCGCCCACTCTacccaggccacgccctccaccGCCACCATCACTGTTACCGATGGCAACCACACCGTCAGCCTCCTTCTCACAGACTGCACCCCCATCACGCCTcagagctaa
- the LOC134466776 gene encoding myc-associated zinc finger protein-like isoform X1 yields the protein MDNTWSNFLFQATPSQAQTDSGVQSELGSADGSVQAELLPELAGDTHSPAHEEAPPSTIDAAALKEDTQTHAAPPAPPAVKGVHTCATCGRQFKSGYNLRRHQSVHTGVKMKGAKGGAKTTVPLSLLHLTNPLLDTTPAVTTSANQALAALPVTTGNQSIAALPVTSGNQAFAALPVTTGNQSIATIAGQPISTAVMVGGTTVQVLATPLTLVPSGMSVCADASVCTNASVCAGAGTAVPVSVCAGVPTSVSVCGDASAAACVSVCAGAAVPASAPASGSASTVRKNHVCEACGKAFRDVYHLNRHRLSHSDEKPFTCPICQQRFKRKDRMSHHVRSHQGGVEKPYVCPHCSKAFSRPDHLNSHVRQVHSTERPFKCPTCTSAFATKDRLRAHLIRHEDKVPCHVCGKLLSPAYITDHMRVHNQSQHHLCHLCSRSFTSLTYLRVHAQKQHGGAWRECVGGRGVGGVLLCHLCGVHCKTPTQLQGHMSTHQPITAQIQDHVTAGEPITAQIQGHVTATGEPITIQLQSHVATHDPAHPTKDTPITVQLQGQVIAHDPSQPTAQLQAHMTTQEPAHSTKDAPMAGQEAASSTVDGSDPVQDAQDPASSTQASAQIQGHVTGHEPITAQILGHMATQAVAHSTQATPSTATITVTDGNHTVSLLLTDCTPITPQS from the exons GCCACGCCCTCCCAGGCCCAAACAGACAGCGGCGTCCAATCAGAACTGGGCTCTGCAGATGGCAGCGTCCAAGCAGAGCTGCTTCCTGAGCTGGCGGGCGACACCCACTCTCCGGCCCACGAAGAAGCCCCGCCCTCCACCATTGATGCAGCAGCGCTGAAGgaggacacgcagacacacgcggcaccaccagcaccacctg cagtGAAAGGCGTCCACACGTGTGCTACGTGCGGTCGCCAGTTCAAGAGTGGCTATAACCTGCGTCGTCACCAGTCGGTGCACACGGGGGTGAAGATGAAGGGGGCTAAGGGGGGCGCCAAGACCACAGTCCCCCTCTCCCTGCTGCACCTCACCAACCCCCTCCTGGACACCACCCCCGCCGTCACCACCAGCGCCAACCAGGCCCTTGCTGCGCTCCCCGTAACCACCGGCAACCAGAGCATCGCAGCGCTCCCCGTAACCAGCGGCAACCAGGCCTTTGCTGCGCTCCCCGTAACCACCGGCAACCAGAGCATCGCCACCATCGCCGGGCAACCAATCAGCACCGCCGTGATGGTGGGCGGGACGacagtgcag gtgTTGGCAACCCCCCTCACCCTGGTTCCCAGTGGCATGAGCGTCTGTGCCGACGCGAGTGTGTGTACGAACGCGAGCGTGTGTGCGGGAGCAGGGACGGCCGTGCCAGTGAGCGTGTGTGCGGGAGTGCCCACGAGCGTCAGTGTGTGCGGCGATGCGTCTGcggctgcgtgtgtgagtgtgtgtgcgggcgcggcTGTGCCTGCGTCGGCGCCCGCGTCTGGATCTGCGTCTACGGTGCGTAAGAACCACGTGTGCGAGGCGTGCGGGAAAGCCTTCCGAGACGTCTACCACCTCAACCGACATCGACTCTCACACTCCGACGAGAAGCCCTTCACCTGTCCCATATgccaacag CGCTTCAAGCGTAAGGACCGCATGAGCCACCACGTCAGGTCCCACCAGGGCGGAGTGGAGAAGCCCTACGTCTGCCCTCACTGCTCCAAGGCCTTctccag GCCCGACCATCTCAACAGTCATGTGAGACAGGTGCACTCTACTGAGAGACCCTTCAAATgccct ACGTGTACGTCAGCGTTTGCCACTAAGGACCGCCTCCGTGCGCACCTGATTCGTCACGAGGACAAGGTTCCGTGCCACGTGTGCGGCAAGCTGCTGTCGCCCGCCTACATCACCGATCACATGAGGGTCCACAACCAATCACAGCACCACCTCTGCCACCTCTGCAGCCGCA gTTTCACCAGCTTGACCTACCTGCGTGTCCATGCCCAGAAGCAGCACGGGGGCGCGTGGCGCGAATGTGTGGGGGGCCGCGGGGTGGGAGGGGTGCTGCTCTGCCACCTCTGCGGCGTCCACTGCAAAACCCCCACGCAGCTCCAGGGACACATGAGCACGCACCAGCCAATCACGGCCCAGATACAGGATCACGTGACCGCCGGCGAGCCTATCACGGCCCAGATCCAGGGTCACGTGACCGCCACAGGCGAGCCCATCACcatccagctgcagagtcacGTGGCCACTCACGACCCGGCCCACCCGACCAAGGATACACCAATCACCGTCCAGCTACAGGGTCAGGTGATCGCTCACGACCCCTCCCAGCCCACAGCCCAGCTACAGGCTCACATGACCACGCAAGAGCCCGCCCACTCGACGAAGGACGCACCAATGGCGGGCCAGGAGGCGGCAAGCTCCACAGTGGATGGGTCAGACCCCGTGCAGGATGCACAAGATCCCGCCTCCTCAACACAAGCCTCCGCCCAGATCCAGGGTCACGTGACCGGGCACGAGCCAATCACGGCCCAGATCTTGGGTCACATGGCCACGCAGGCCGTCGCCCACTCTacccaggccacgccctccaccGCCACCATCACTGTTACCGATGGCAACCACACCGTCAGCCTCCTTCTCACAGACTGCACCCCCATCACGCCTcagagctaa
- the nlk1 gene encoding nemo-like kinase, type 1: protein MAFHTAGRPALCSTVFPASEIGHKYFCVTGTSNPSTGLAANPDTSVAACPVGTPRHPASLVGSIGGGAAVPQPRSNPASEVPKAAEMEPDRPIGYGAFGVVWSVTDPRDGRKVALKKMPNVFQNLVSCKRVFRELRMLCFFKHDNVLSALDILQPPQIDCFEEIYVITELMQSDLHKVIVSPQPLTTDHIKVFLYQILRGLKYLHSAGILHRDIKPGNLLVNSNCLLKICDFGLARVEESDPSRHMTQEVVTQYYRAPEVLMGSRHYGSAIDLWSVGCIFAELLGRRILFQAQSPIQQLDLITDLLGTPPLSAMASACEGARAHILRGPHKPPSLSVLYMLSDAATHEAVHLLCRMLVFDPAKRISGSDALSHPYLDEGRLRYHTCMCQCCYSMPSGRVYTPDFEPPAARPFSHAYEDTMLSVWQGKELLHRFITEHQQGKRVPLCINPQSAAFKTFIRSTAWHSSKVSRKEER, encoded by the exons ATGGCCTTCCATACCGCCGGGAGACCAGCGCTGTGCAGCACCGTGTTTCCAGCATCCGAGATAGGCCACAAGTATTTCTGCGTCACCGGCACCAGCAACCCCTCTACAGGCCTCGCTGCCAACCCCGACACCAGCGTAGCCGCTTGCCCCGTCGGGACGCCTCGACACCCGGCCTCCCTGGTCGGCAGCATCGGGGGAGGAGCAGCGGTCCCCCAGCCTCGCAGCAACCCGGCCAGCGAGGTGCCCAAAGCGGCCGAGATGGAGCCAGATAGACCCATCGGATACGGGGCCTTCGGTGTGGTGTG gtcagTAACTGACCCGCGGGACGGGCGCAAGGTGGCCTTGAAGAAGATGCCAAACGTGTTCCAGAATCTGGTCTCCTGCAAACGCGTCTTCCGAGAACTACGCATGCTCTGCTTCTTCAAACACGacaac GTGTTGTCAGCCTTGGATATCCTCCAGCCTCCACAAATAGACTGCTTTGAAGAGAT CTACGTGATAACGGAGCTGATGCAGAGTGACCTTCACAAGGTCATTGTGTCTCCTCAGCCTCTCACCACCGACCACATCAAGGTGTTCCTCTACCAGATACTGCGag gtctgAAGTATCTGCACTCTGCGGGAATTCTGCATCGCGACATCAAACCTGGCAACCTCCTAGTCAACAGCAACTGTCTGCTCAAG atctgTGATTTCGGGCTGGCCAGGGTGGAGGAGTCTGATCCGTCACGTCACATGACACAAGAGGTGGTGACGCAATACTACAGAGCACCAGAG GTGCTGATGGGTAGTCGCCACTACGGCTCTGCTATTGACCTCTGGTCTGTGGGCTGCATTTTTGCTGAGCTGCTCGGACGCAGGATCCTCTTCCAAGCCCAGAGCCCTATAcaacag CTGGACCTCATCACTGACCTGCTGGGTACGCCGCCTCTCTCTGCCATGGCATCCGCCTGCGAAggagcacgcgcacacatactcaGAGGACCTCACAAAcct ccttccCTCTCGGTGCTCTACATGCTGTCCGATGCTGCTACCCACGAGGCTGTTCACCTGCTCTGCAGAATGCTAGTCTTCGACCCa gctaagcgTATCTCTGGCAGTGACGCCCTGTCCCACCCGTACCTGGACGAGGGCCGGCTCCGCTACCACACCTGTATGTGCCAATGCTGCTACTCCATGCCCAGCGGGCGCGTCTACACACCCGACTTCGAACCGCCCGCCGCCCGGCCCTTTAGCCACGCCTACGAGGACACCATGCTGTCTGTCTGGCAGGGGaaag